The following coding sequences are from one Anaerolineales bacterium window:
- a CDS encoding aminotransferase class V-fold PLP-dependent enzyme yields MSTPTPTLKLMIPGPIQPEEEVLEAMGGPVQPHYGPEWTHIHNETLDMLRKVYGTSGDVFILVGSGSSALDACLGSSLSTGEQVVIGVNGWFGERLVAIAQQYGLEVIPVHAPWGQPLDPADFRKAFEDYPQARLAAIVHLETSTTIVNPIQEIGPMAARYGRVLMVDAVSSLGGIPIQMDAWGIGLCAS; encoded by the coding sequence ATGAGCACACCCACACCCACACTCAAGCTGATGATCCCTGGTCCTATCCAACCGGAGGAAGAGGTCCTGGAGGCCATGGGAGGCCCGGTTCAGCCCCACTACGGCCCGGAGTGGACACACATTCACAATGAGACCCTGGACATGCTTCGGAAGGTGTATGGGACGAGTGGGGACGTGTTCATTCTCGTCGGATCCGGCTCGTCGGCCCTGGATGCCTGCTTAGGAAGTTCGCTTTCGACCGGGGAGCAGGTCGTGATCGGGGTCAACGGCTGGTTTGGCGAGCGCCTGGTGGCCATAGCCCAGCAGTATGGGCTGGAGGTCATTCCGGTTCACGCCCCCTGGGGGCAGCCTCTGGATCCAGCGGATTTCCGCAAGGCCTTTGAAGACTACCCACAGGCCCGCCTGGCGGCCATCGTTCACCTCGAAACCTCGACCACGATCGTCAACCCCATCCAGGAGATCGGCCCGATGGCGGCTCGTTATGGCCGCGTCCTGATGGTCGACGCCGTTTCCTCCTTGGGAGGCATCCCGATCCAGATGGACGCTTGGGGGATCGGGCTTTGCGCCTCTG